One window from the genome of Amycolatopsis sp. NBC_01480 encodes:
- a CDS encoding SRPBCC domain-containing protein, translating into MNPDLDLGLDRVIRAPRKQVWQAWTDPANLAQWWIPAPMRCRVERLEARSGGAFVTLMSDDGDAFVPHLDACFLVVEEYERIVFTNAITSAWRPASPAPISMTAEIVLLDHPDGTDYRVTVRHGDPGARQHHADLGFADGWGTTTSQLARLAEAASVH; encoded by the coding sequence GTGAACCCCGACCTCGATCTCGGCCTCGACCGGGTCATCCGCGCGCCCCGCAAGCAGGTCTGGCAGGCCTGGACCGACCCGGCCAACCTGGCGCAGTGGTGGATCCCGGCGCCGATGCGGTGCCGCGTCGAGCGCCTCGAAGCCCGCTCCGGCGGCGCGTTCGTCACCCTGATGAGCGACGACGGCGACGCGTTCGTCCCGCACCTGGACGCTTGTTTCCTGGTGGTGGAGGAATACGAGCGGATCGTGTTCACCAACGCGATCACCAGCGCCTGGCGCCCCGCGAGCCCGGCCCCGATCTCGATGACCGCCGAGATCGTCCTGCTCGATCACCCGGACGGCACCGACTACCGCGTCACCGTCCGCCACGGCGACCCCGGCGCCCGGCAGCACCACGCCGACCTGGGCTTCGCCGACGGCTGGGGGACCACCACCAGCCAGCTCGCCCGACTGGCCGAGGCCGCGTCTGTCCACTGA
- a CDS encoding ArsR/SmtB family transcription factor, which translates to MAQYSAVLDGVFVALADPTRRAVLRRLGHGPASVGDLAGEAPMTLPSFMKHVRVLESNGLIRTAKSGRVRTCELNRERFALVEDWLAEQRSIWHDRTDRLERFVTGNPEEKQ; encoded by the coding sequence ATGGCTCAGTATTCAGCGGTCCTCGACGGCGTCTTCGTCGCGCTCGCCGACCCGACCAGGCGCGCGGTCCTCCGGCGGCTCGGCCACGGTCCGGCGAGTGTCGGCGATCTGGCCGGCGAGGCACCGATGACGTTGCCGTCGTTCATGAAGCACGTCCGGGTACTCGAGTCGAACGGCCTGATCCGCACGGCGAAATCCGGCCGCGTGCGCACCTGCGAGCTGAATCGCGAGCGGTTCGCCTTGGTCGAAGACTGGCTCGCGGAACAGCGAAGCATTTGGCACGACCGCACCGACCGCCTGGAGCGGTTCGTCACCGGCAACCCTGAGGAGAAGCAGTGA
- a CDS encoding glycoside hydrolase family 1 protein: MLRRTLILALTSVLLLISPLPANAATGWSRPFYWGVATAGFQSEGSAPDSNWSRYVAASGGVDPYGNADDFRHRYPEDIRLAAGLGVNTFRFSVEWARVEPRPGEWDAQELAYYDDVVRLVRAAGMTPMITLSHWVYPGWVADRGGFADSRVIDDFTDFVGKIVPRYRDFGVLWVTFNEPVTFLSQEIKIGALNPLLAPAWIGDVVQAHRRAYDLIHRLDPTAKVTSNQAFYTGFNALTDLVVMDQIRDKVDFVGFDYYYGASLDNLTAGNAASGDVWQVKMQPEGIYDALRYYAGRYPNLPLYVVENGMPTDDGKPRADGYTREAALQDSVFWLQRAKADGMDVIGYNYWSITDNYEWGSYRPRFGLYTVDVRTDPSLTRRPTAAVPVYRRTIADGGVPAGYRLVQGPGFCSLVDPLTSCLAPANPDGPLARLGS, encoded by the coding sequence ATGTTGCGCCGGACGCTCATCCTCGCCCTGACCTCCGTGCTCCTGCTGATCTCCCCACTGCCCGCGAACGCCGCCACCGGCTGGTCGCGCCCGTTCTACTGGGGCGTGGCCACCGCCGGCTTCCAGTCGGAGGGCAGCGCGCCCGACAGCAACTGGTCGCGGTACGTCGCGGCGTCGGGCGGCGTTGACCCGTACGGCAACGCCGACGACTTCCGCCACCGCTATCCCGAGGACATCCGGCTCGCCGCCGGGCTCGGGGTGAACACGTTCCGGTTCAGCGTCGAGTGGGCGCGCGTCGAACCGCGGCCGGGGGAGTGGGACGCGCAGGAACTGGCCTACTACGACGACGTCGTCCGGCTCGTGCGGGCCGCGGGCATGACGCCGATGATCACGCTCAGCCATTGGGTGTACCCGGGCTGGGTCGCCGACCGCGGCGGGTTCGCCGATTCCCGCGTGATCGACGACTTCACCGATTTCGTGGGCAAGATCGTGCCGCGCTACCGCGACTTCGGCGTGCTGTGGGTGACCTTCAACGAGCCGGTCACCTTCCTCAGCCAGGAGATCAAGATCGGCGCGCTCAACCCGCTGCTGGCGCCGGCCTGGATCGGCGACGTCGTGCAGGCGCACCGCCGCGCGTACGACCTCATCCACCGGCTCGACCCGACCGCGAAGGTCACCAGCAACCAGGCGTTCTACACCGGCTTCAACGCGTTGACCGATCTCGTTGTCATGGACCAGATCCGGGACAAGGTCGACTTCGTCGGCTTCGACTACTACTACGGCGCCAGCCTGGACAACCTGACCGCGGGCAACGCCGCGTCCGGGGACGTCTGGCAGGTCAAGATGCAGCCCGAGGGCATCTACGACGCGCTGCGCTACTACGCCGGCCGGTACCCGAACCTGCCGCTGTACGTGGTGGAAAACGGGATGCCGACCGACGACGGCAAGCCGCGCGCGGACGGCTACACCCGCGAAGCCGCGTTGCAGGACTCGGTTTTCTGGCTCCAGCGCGCCAAAGCCGACGGGATGGACGTGATCGGCTACAACTACTGGAGCATCACCGACAACTACGAGTGGGGCAGCTACCGGCCGCGCTTCGGTCTGTACACAGTGGACGTCCGGACCGATCCCTCGCTCACCCGCCGGCCGACCGCCGCCGTCCCGGTGTACCGACGGACCATCGCGGACGGCGGCGTGCCGGCGGGCTACCGGCTCGTGCAAGGGCCGGGCTTCTGCTCCCTCGTCGACCCGCTGACCAGCTGCCTCGCCCCGGCGAACCCGGACGGGCCGCTCGCCCGGCTCGGGAGCTGA
- a CDS encoding acetoacetate--CoA ligase: MSTQPSWVPSDTEVEQARITDFARYASARTGHDLTGGYQQLWDWSVRDLDGFWSAVWDYFGLPARPQGQPALAREEMPGSVWFPGSTLNYTAEVFRGRDDAGIAAIGVAETGAPVEVSWGELRRQVGSVAAALSGLGVRPGDRVVGYLPNSIEAMVAFLATASLGAIWAVCGLDYVGSAAEARFAQLEPTVLFTATRSQHGGRLIDRSEDVAGLRAALPTLAATIVIDDADSVPGAVSWSSAAGGDAGMDPVPVPFDHPLWVLFSSGTTGRPKGMVHGHGGVVVEQLKQFAFHHNLGPSDRILWYTTPSWMMWNSLVGSLLVGSTVVCYDGSPAFGRPDALWELAARLRVTVLGTSPGYLASCRKAGVRFRELEALLRLGVTGSPLPADLYDWVAGEVGPRVQVVSSSGGTDVVTAFVSASPTTPVWAGELSAACLGVALESWGPDGKPVRDAVGELVVRRPMPSMPVRFWNDPDGSRYRDAYFGTFPGVWRHGDWTTITGRGSVIIHGRSDATLNRHGVRMGSSDIYGPVEELDEVKEALVIGVELAGGEYWMPLFVTTADGVVLDEALRERIREAIRHGASPRHVPDEIVAAPGIPHTRTGKKLEVPVKRLLRGDDPATVADPGSIDQPGLLGWYHEFGVAHRDY, encoded by the coding sequence ATGAGCACGCAGCCGTCGTGGGTCCCGTCCGACACCGAGGTCGAGCAGGCCCGGATCACCGATTTCGCGCGGTACGCCTCGGCGCGCACCGGTCACGACCTGACGGGCGGGTACCAGCAGCTGTGGGACTGGTCGGTGCGGGACCTCGACGGCTTCTGGTCGGCGGTCTGGGACTACTTCGGCTTACCGGCCCGCCCGCAGGGCCAGCCCGCGCTGGCGCGCGAAGAGATGCCGGGCAGCGTCTGGTTTCCGGGCAGCACGCTGAACTACACGGCCGAGGTGTTCCGCGGCCGGGACGACGCCGGGATCGCGGCGATCGGGGTGGCCGAAACCGGCGCTCCGGTCGAGGTGAGCTGGGGTGAGCTGCGTCGTCAGGTCGGTTCGGTGGCCGCGGCGTTGAGCGGGCTGGGCGTGCGGCCGGGCGACCGGGTGGTCGGCTATCTGCCGAACTCGATCGAGGCGATGGTGGCGTTCCTGGCCACCGCGAGCCTCGGCGCGATCTGGGCGGTCTGCGGTCTGGACTACGTCGGATCGGCCGCCGAAGCGCGGTTCGCGCAGCTGGAGCCGACCGTACTGTTCACCGCCACCCGGTCCCAGCACGGCGGCCGGCTCATCGACCGTTCCGAAGACGTCGCGGGCTTGCGCGCTGCGCTGCCGACCTTGGCCGCCACCATTGTCATCGACGACGCGGATTCGGTGCCCGGCGCGGTTTCCTGGTCGTCGGCCGCCGGTGGTGACGCAGGAATGGACCCCGTGCCGGTCCCGTTCGACCACCCGCTCTGGGTCTTGTTCTCCTCCGGGACCACCGGGCGTCCCAAAGGGATGGTGCACGGGCACGGCGGGGTGGTGGTCGAGCAGCTGAAGCAGTTCGCCTTCCACCACAACCTCGGGCCGTCCGACCGCATCCTCTGGTACACCACGCCGAGCTGGATGATGTGGAACTCGCTGGTCGGCTCGCTGCTGGTCGGGTCGACGGTGGTGTGTTACGACGGCAGCCCCGCGTTCGGCCGCCCGGACGCGTTGTGGGAGCTGGCCGCGCGCCTGCGGGTCACCGTGCTCGGCACCAGCCCGGGTTACCTGGCCTCCTGCCGTAAGGCCGGCGTCCGGTTCCGCGAGCTGGAAGCGTTGCTGCGCCTGGGTGTCACCGGGTCACCGCTGCCGGCCGACCTGTACGACTGGGTCGCCGGTGAGGTCGGGCCGCGGGTGCAGGTGGTCTCCAGCAGCGGCGGGACCGACGTGGTGACGGCCTTCGTCAGCGCCTCGCCGACCACGCCGGTGTGGGCGGGCGAGCTGTCGGCCGCGTGCCTCGGCGTGGCGCTCGAATCGTGGGGGCCGGACGGAAAACCCGTGCGGGACGCGGTCGGCGAGCTGGTCGTGCGCCGCCCGATGCCGTCCATGCCGGTGCGGTTCTGGAACGACCCGGACGGCAGCCGTTACCGCGACGCGTACTTCGGCACCTTCCCCGGCGTCTGGCGCCACGGCGACTGGACCACCATCACCGGCCGCGGCTCGGTGATCATCCACGGCCGCTCGGACGCGACCTTGAACCGCCACGGCGTCCGCATGGGCAGCAGCGACATCTACGGCCCGGTCGAGGAACTGGACGAGGTCAAGGAGGCGCTGGTCATCGGCGTCGAACTGGCCGGCGGCGAGTACTGGATGCCGTTGTTCGTGACGACGGCCGACGGCGTGGTCCTCGACGAAGCGCTCCGTGAGCGGATCCGCGAGGCGATCCGTCACGGTGCTTCGCCGAGGCACGTGCCCGACGAGATCGTTGCGGCGCCGGGCATCCCGCACACCCGGACCGGCAAGAAGCTGGAAGTCCCGGTCAAACGCCTGCTGCGCGGGGACGACCCGGCCACGGTGGCCGACCCCGGCAGCATCGACCAGCCGGGCCTGCTCGGCTGGTACCACGAATTCGGCGTGGCCCATCGGGACTACTGA
- a CDS encoding cytochrome P450 yields the protein MSQPVGIPQGLPMERNAGPFDPPREITGLRAARPVSPMAFPDGHQGWLVTGYDAVRTLLADTRFSSRQDLGIIHVPFETPGMPVQTEPSPQTPGLFISMDPPDHTRLRRKLTGAFTVKRMKQLEEQIIEIVEGQLAAMTELAPPVDLVKEFALPVPSLVICALLGVPYADRENFQANSTKFLEKDVKLEEKMAAYGAMTTYLAELVMGKRAEPGEDLLSDLARDEDLSIEELVGMAFLLLLAGHETTANMLSLGTFALLEHPDQLAELRADRELFPDAVEELMRYLSVVDVNYRYATEDLELGGETIPKGSTVVVSMLAADHDSGRFEDADTLDIHRKARGHLAFGHGVHQCLGQQLARIEMRAGFEGLLRRFPTLALAVPAGEVRLKTDMNIYGVHELPVTWTETAQ from the coding sequence ATGAGTCAGCCGGTTGGCATCCCGCAGGGCCTCCCGATGGAGCGCAACGCGGGCCCGTTCGACCCTCCCCGCGAGATCACCGGGCTGCGCGCGGCCCGGCCGGTCTCCCCGATGGCTTTCCCCGACGGTCACCAAGGCTGGCTCGTCACCGGCTACGACGCGGTCCGGACGCTGCTGGCCGACACCCGGTTCAGCTCCCGCCAGGACCTCGGCATCATCCACGTGCCCTTCGAAACCCCCGGCATGCCCGTGCAGACCGAGCCGTCCCCGCAGACGCCGGGCCTGTTCATCAGCATGGACCCGCCGGACCACACCCGGCTGCGGCGCAAGCTCACCGGCGCGTTCACGGTCAAGCGGATGAAGCAGCTCGAAGAGCAGATCATCGAGATCGTGGAGGGGCAGCTGGCGGCGATGACCGAGCTGGCCCCGCCGGTCGACCTGGTCAAGGAGTTCGCGCTGCCGGTGCCCTCGCTGGTGATCTGCGCGCTGCTCGGCGTGCCGTACGCCGACCGCGAGAACTTCCAGGCCAACTCCACCAAGTTCCTGGAGAAGGATGTGAAGCTCGAGGAAAAGATGGCCGCGTACGGCGCGATGACGACATACCTGGCCGAACTGGTCATGGGCAAGCGCGCCGAGCCGGGTGAGGACCTGCTGTCCGATCTGGCCCGTGATGAGGACCTGAGCATCGAGGAGCTGGTCGGCATGGCCTTCCTGCTCCTGCTCGCGGGCCACGAAACCACCGCGAACATGCTGTCGCTGGGCACTTTCGCGCTGCTGGAGCACCCCGATCAGCTGGCCGAGCTGCGGGCCGACCGGGAGCTGTTCCCGGACGCCGTCGAGGAGCTGATGCGTTATCTGTCCGTTGTGGACGTCAACTACCGCTACGCCACCGAAGACCTGGAGCTCGGCGGCGAAACCATCCCCAAGGGCTCCACTGTGGTCGTCTCGATGCTGGCCGCCGACCACGACTCCGGGCGGTTCGAGGACGCCGACACCCTCGACATCCACCGCAAGGCCCGCGGCCACCTGGCTTTCGGCCACGGCGTCCACCAGTGCCTCGGCCAGCAGCTGGCCCGCATCGAGATGCGCGCCGGTTTCGAGGGCCTGCTGCGCCGCTTCCCGACCCTCGCGCTCGCCGTGCCCGCCGGCGAGGTGCGGCTCAAGACCGACATGAACATCTACGGGGTCCACGAGCTGCCGGTCACCTGGACGGAAACGGCTCAGTAG
- a CDS encoding TetR/AcrR family transcriptional regulator, which yields MASGSTSFPTRRAAAARNRDKILDAAREAFADPAAEISMAEIARRADVGMATLYRNFPGRQELLEALYADEVDALCEAAGEDAPSPSAALVNWLRRLFAFVPGKRLIVSELLEHTGPGSPAIHGNRDRALAAGRPLLTAAQDAREVRDDLTLEQLFDLIAAIAKIHGDPDYLEPIFQTMLDGLRRPA from the coding sequence ATGGCGTCGGGCAGCACGTCGTTCCCCACCCGGCGCGCGGCGGCCGCGCGCAACCGCGACAAGATCCTCGACGCCGCCCGGGAAGCGTTCGCCGACCCCGCTGCGGAGATCTCGATGGCCGAGATCGCCCGGCGCGCCGACGTCGGCATGGCCACCCTCTACCGCAACTTCCCCGGACGTCAGGAACTCCTCGAAGCCCTGTACGCCGACGAGGTCGACGCGCTCTGCGAGGCGGCGGGCGAGGACGCGCCGAGCCCGAGCGCGGCCCTCGTCAACTGGCTGCGCCGGCTCTTCGCCTTTGTGCCCGGCAAACGCCTGATCGTCTCGGAGCTGCTGGAGCACACCGGCCCCGGCAGCCCGGCCATCCACGGCAACCGCGACCGCGCGCTCGCCGCCGGCCGTCCGCTGCTGACCGCGGCGCAGGACGCCCGCGAGGTCCGCGACGACCTGACCCTCGAGCAGCTCTTCGACCTGATCGCCGCCATCGCCAAGATCCACGGCGATCCCGACTACCTCGAGCCGATCTTCCAGACCATGCTCGACGGCCTCCGCCGGCCGGCCTGA
- a CDS encoding ROK family transcriptional regulator: MSTASTTEHPMVETRHQTQLLTLLRDEGPMSRVELGERLELPRARVGAEVTRLGEVGLVETAGPSASRGGRRSTLVRLAGDLRVLAVDVGATSVGVAMTDASCEVLAHTIEDCDVRQGPHVVLQRVGELAAKIREDTPGKLIAAGIGLPGPVSFAEGMAVAPPIMPGWDRFSVRDHLGGLLGCPVAVDNDVNSMALGERHAGVARSIDDLVFVKIGTGIGCGIVLEGKVYRGVAGTAGDIGHIRLDDYGPTCACGEVGCLEAFFGGAALARDGLTLARSGRSAYLADVVADRGVVTARDVGLAAAAGDFGAVNLIRDGGRRLGQVVASLVSFVNPGMVVIGGGVAQLGHQLLAEIRSSVYRRSLPLATGNLPIVLSELGDTAGVIGAAWSATDRAFTLSS, translated from the coding sequence ATGAGCACGGCATCCACCACGGAGCATCCGATGGTCGAAACCCGGCACCAGACCCAGCTGCTCACCCTGCTGCGCGACGAGGGGCCGATGTCCCGCGTGGAGCTGGGGGAGCGGCTGGAGCTGCCGCGGGCGCGGGTGGGGGCCGAGGTGACGCGGCTCGGTGAGGTCGGGCTGGTCGAGACGGCCGGGCCGTCGGCGAGCCGGGGCGGGCGCCGCTCGACGCTGGTGCGGCTGGCCGGGGATCTGCGGGTGCTCGCGGTGGACGTCGGCGCGACGTCGGTCGGGGTGGCGATGACCGACGCGTCCTGTGAGGTGCTGGCGCACACCATCGAGGATTGTGATGTCCGGCAGGGGCCGCACGTGGTGCTGCAGCGCGTCGGCGAGCTGGCGGCGAAGATCCGCGAGGACACGCCGGGCAAGCTGATCGCCGCGGGGATCGGGCTGCCCGGGCCGGTGAGCTTCGCCGAGGGCATGGCTGTCGCCCCGCCGATAATGCCGGGCTGGGACCGGTTTTCCGTGCGGGATCACCTCGGCGGCCTGCTGGGCTGCCCGGTCGCGGTGGACAACGACGTCAACTCGATGGCGCTCGGGGAGCGGCACGCCGGGGTCGCGCGGTCGATCGACGATCTGGTGTTCGTCAAGATCGGCACCGGGATCGGCTGCGGGATCGTGCTGGAGGGCAAGGTGTACCGCGGCGTCGCGGGCACCGCCGGGGACATCGGGCACATCCGGCTCGACGACTACGGGCCGACCTGCGCGTGCGGCGAGGTCGGCTGCCTCGAAGCGTTTTTCGGCGGGGCCGCGCTGGCCCGCGACGGGCTGACGCTCGCGCGCAGCGGCCGTTCGGCCTACCTCGCCGACGTGGTCGCGGACCGTGGTGTGGTGACCGCGCGGGACGTCGGGCTCGCGGCCGCCGCGGGCGACTTCGGCGCGGTCAACCTGATCCGTGACGGGGGACGCCGGCTGGGCCAGGTGGTGGCGTCGCTGGTGAGCTTCGTGAACCCGGGCATGGTCGTGATCGGCGGCGGCGTGGCCCAGCTCGGGCACCAGTTGCTGGCCGAGATCCGCAGCTCGGTCTACCGGCGCTCACTGCCGCTGGCGACCGGCAACCTCCCGATCGTGCTGTCCGAGCTCGGCGACACCGCCGGGGTCATCGGAGCGGCCTGGTCGGCCACTGATCGGGCCTTCACACTCAGTAGCTGA
- a CDS encoding ROK family transcriptional regulator, translated as MAATDPGQQDAPVSPRTANLAALQRDAPSPRTANLAALLRALRGGPLSRTQLAARCGITKAAVSGLVTELSGRGLVRAAGLLAGGNGRPSQLVELNAESAYGLALSVEADRFSAVVTNLEGRVIAERTETADVAALGLHRSMDELAFLAGQVLAGEQPVGVTVSVPGLVDSAAAVLRFAPTLRWRDAEIADLMAARLGLTADAVVVDNEANLGAVGEAVAGVGAGVAELFYLSGGMGVGGGLVSGGSILRGARGFAGEVGHITVDPSGEQCPCGRVGCLETKAGLNAVLRAAAAPGDPLHDPALGVDGRVGLLKHRVQRGDQRAVAAVSELGVALGVAVVTVVDVLDPDVVVLGGYFAALGRWLVEPVRRELSARPLGHEPSCRIEPSPLGTTAALRGAAHLATERLFADPTLAGFAPSSSPTSSTEEAPA; from the coding sequence GTGGCCGCGACCGATCCCGGGCAGCAGGACGCGCCGGTGAGCCCTCGCACGGCGAACCTCGCAGCGCTGCAGCGGGACGCGCCGAGCCCACGCACGGCGAACCTCGCGGCGCTGCTGCGGGCGCTGCGCGGCGGCCCGCTGTCCCGCACGCAGCTCGCCGCCCGGTGTGGGATCACCAAGGCCGCGGTCTCGGGGCTGGTCACCGAGCTGTCCGGCCGCGGGCTGGTCCGCGCGGCGGGGCTGCTCGCCGGGGGCAACGGCCGGCCGAGCCAGCTGGTCGAGCTGAACGCAGAAAGCGCGTACGGGCTCGCACTGAGCGTTGAGGCCGACCGGTTCTCCGCCGTGGTCACGAATCTCGAAGGCCGCGTGATCGCCGAGCGCACCGAGACCGCCGACGTCGCCGCGCTCGGCCTCCACCGCAGCATGGACGAGCTCGCCTTCCTAGCCGGGCAGGTGCTGGCCGGCGAGCAGCCGGTCGGGGTCACCGTCTCGGTGCCCGGGCTGGTCGACTCGGCCGCGGCCGTGCTGCGGTTCGCGCCCACTTTGCGGTGGCGGGACGCGGAGATCGCCGACCTGATGGCCGCGCGGCTGGGCCTGACCGCCGACGCCGTCGTGGTGGACAACGAAGCGAACCTCGGCGCGGTCGGCGAAGCGGTCGCGGGCGTCGGCGCGGGCGTGGCCGAGCTTTTTTACCTCAGCGGCGGGATGGGCGTCGGCGGCGGGCTCGTCTCCGGCGGCTCGATCCTGCGCGGGGCCCGAGGATTTGCCGGCGAGGTCGGGCACATCACCGTCGACCCGTCCGGGGAGCAGTGCCCGTGTGGCCGTGTCGGCTGCCTCGAGACCAAGGCCGGGCTGAACGCCGTGCTGCGGGCCGCGGCCGCGCCCGGGGATCCGTTGCACGATCCCGCTTTGGGCGTGGACGGCCGGGTCGGACTGCTCAAGCACCGGGTGCAGCGCGGGGACCAGCGCGCGGTCGCCGCGGTGTCGGAACTCGGTGTGGCGCTTGGGGTTGCCGTCGTCACCGTGGTCGACGTGCTCGACCCCGACGTGGTGGTGCTCGGCGGCTACTTCGCCGCGCTGGGCCGCTGGCTGGTCGAGCCGGTGCGCCGCGAGCTGTCCGCCCGCCCGCTCGGCCACGAGCCCTCCTGCCGGATCGAACCGTCGCCGCTCGGCACCACCGCCGCGCTGCGTGGCGCCGCGCACCTGGCCACGGAACGGCTGTTCGCCGACCCGACGCTGGCCGGCTTCGCCCCGAGTTCTTCGCCCACCAGCAGCACCGAGGAGGCGCCGGCATGA
- a CDS encoding sugar ABC transporter ATP-binding protein: protein MTLLSVRGIVKTFPGVRALDGVDFDVEPGEVHCLLGQNGAGKSTLIKVLAGAHTPDEGEITWRGEPVTLASPVAALKIGIATMYQELDLVPGLSVADNIFLGRERASFGFTKIGESRGLAAKLLARLGHPEITPSTEVGTLSAAGQQLVSMARALAYDAKLLVMDEPTAALAGEEVDNLFRIVGELTAEGVAIVYISHRLEELRRIGHRVTVLKDGKTVATDLDAQQTPTSELVRLMAGHKVETVFGLRHEAHIDRDTEVLKVEHLTIRGEFEDIGLTVHAGEVVGIAGLVGSGRSELLETIFGARKPDSGSVTVDGKTVRPGSVSAAVKAGIGLAPEERKSQGLLLDLPVVYNVTLASLSRYAKLGFTDRSRELDDAGESLRRLDLRPADPKRIIRTLSGGNQQKAVLARWLVRGCRVLLLDEPTRGVDVGARAELYRLISELAATGVAIVLVSSEIPEVLGLSDRVLVLREGRVLATRPSAELTEADVLDVILEGSAA, encoded by the coding sequence ATGACGTTGCTGTCCGTTCGGGGAATCGTGAAGACCTTCCCGGGGGTGCGCGCGCTCGACGGGGTCGACTTCGACGTCGAGCCCGGCGAAGTGCATTGCCTGCTGGGCCAGAACGGCGCGGGCAAGTCGACGCTGATCAAGGTGCTGGCCGGGGCGCACACCCCGGACGAGGGCGAGATCACCTGGCGCGGCGAGCCCGTGACGCTGGCCTCGCCGGTCGCCGCGCTGAAGATCGGCATCGCCACGATGTACCAGGAACTCGACCTGGTGCCCGGGCTTTCCGTCGCCGACAACATCTTCCTCGGCCGCGAGCGCGCCAGCTTCGGCTTCACGAAGATCGGCGAATCCCGTGGCCTGGCCGCGAAACTGCTCGCCCGGCTCGGGCATCCCGAGATCACCCCGTCGACCGAGGTGGGCACGCTGTCCGCCGCCGGCCAGCAGCTGGTGTCGATGGCCCGGGCGCTGGCCTACGACGCCAAGCTGCTGGTGATGGACGAGCCGACCGCGGCGCTGGCGGGCGAAGAGGTCGACAACCTGTTCCGCATCGTCGGGGAGCTGACCGCGGAAGGCGTCGCGATCGTCTACATCTCGCACCGGCTCGAGGAGCTGCGGCGGATCGGGCACCGGGTCACCGTGCTCAAGGACGGCAAGACCGTGGCCACCGACCTCGACGCGCAGCAGACGCCGACGTCCGAACTCGTCCGGCTGATGGCGGGGCACAAGGTCGAGACCGTGTTCGGCCTGCGGCACGAAGCCCACATCGACCGCGACACCGAAGTCCTGAAAGTCGAGCACCTGACGATCAGGGGCGAGTTCGAGGACATCGGCCTCACCGTCCACGCGGGTGAGGTGGTCGGCATCGCCGGACTGGTCGGCTCCGGCCGCAGCGAGCTGCTCGAGACGATCTTCGGCGCGCGCAAGCCGGACTCGGGATCCGTGACCGTGGACGGGAAAACGGTCCGGCCGGGCAGTGTCTCCGCCGCCGTCAAGGCCGGGATCGGCCTGGCCCCGGAGGAACGCAAGAGCCAGGGCCTGCTGCTGGACCTGCCCGTCGTCTACAACGTCACTCTGGCCAGCCTCAGCCGGTACGCGAAGCTCGGGTTCACCGACCGGTCGCGGGAACTCGACGACGCCGGGGAAAGCCTGCGGCGCCTGGACCTGCGGCCCGCCGACCCGAAGCGGATCATCCGCACGCTCTCGGGCGGCAACCAGCAGAAGGCGGTGCTCGCGCGCTGGCTGGTCCGCGGCTGCCGGGTGCTGCTGCTGGACGAGCCGACCCGCGGGGTCGACGTCGGCGCGCGCGCCGAGCTGTACCGGCTGATCAGCGAGCTGGCCGCGACGGGCGTGGCGATCGTGCTGGTCTCCAGCGAGATCCCCGAGGTACTCGGACTGTCCGACCGGGTGCTGGTGCTGCGTGAAGGACGTGTCCTGGCGACGAGGCCGTCCGCGGAGTTGACCGAGGCGGACGTGCTCGACGTGATTCTCGAGGGGAGTGCGGCATGA